A single window of Grus americana isolate bGruAme1 chromosome 6, bGruAme1.mat, whole genome shotgun sequence DNA harbors:
- the INHA gene encoding inhibin alpha chain, producing MVMLLLLHLLPAMLPTAALASCTGAGADRQLILAKVRTRVLEHLSPPLLQEEPQKDARRVHRRDVLENTEVEPEELEDTSQVILFPSTDVPCEPMQPDKLLEEEGIFTYLFQPSAHTLSRVMTSAQLWFYTGPSAAPNHSAPDVLTLSPQGRVPVAATVVQTPEHWTVFHFASALLPQLSQPLFVLLVRCPGCPCLAEADKMPFLVATTRAKGSERARRSAMPWSPAALSLLQRPSEDLAAHTNCRRASLNITFEELGWDKWIVHPSSFVFHYCHGSCAEGHGLSHRLGVQLCCAALPGTMRSLRVRTTSDGGYSFKYETVPNILAQDCTCV from the exons ATGGtcatgctgctcctcctgcaccTGCTGCCTGCCATGCTGCCCACCGCTGCCCTGGCCAGCTGCACCGGCGCTGGTGCCGACCGGCAGCTCATCCTGGCCAAGGTGCGGACACGGGTGCTGGAGCATCTGAGCCCCCCGCTTCTCCAGGAGGAGCCCCAGAAGGACGCGAGGAGGGTGCACCGGAGAGATGTCcttgaaaacactgaagttgagcccgaggAGCTGGAGGACACCTCCCAGGTgatcctcttcccttccacaG acGTGCCCTGCGAGCCCATGCAGCCAGACaagctgctggaggaagaagggatTTTCACCTACCTCTTCCAGCCCTCGGCGCACACCCTGAGCCGTGTGATGACCTCCGCCCAGCTCTGGTTTTACACCGGTCCCTCGGCTGCCCCAAACCACTCGGCCCCTGACGTGCTGACCCTGTCGCCGCAGGGCCGCGTGCCGGTGGCAGCCACGGTGGTGCAGACACCCGAGCACTGGACGGTGTTTCACTTCGCCTCGGCATTGCTGCCCCAGCTCTCGCAGCCACTCTTTGTGCTCCTGGTGcgctgccccggctgcccctGCCTCGCCGAGGCGGACAAGATGCCCTTCTTAGTGGCCACCACCCGCGCCAAGGGCAGCGAGAGGGCTCGCCGCTCTGCCATGCCCTGGTCCCCGGCTGCCCTGAGCCTGCTGCAGCGCCCGTCCGAGGACCTGGCCGCCCACACCAACTGCCGCCGAGCTTCCCTCAACATCACCTTcgaggagctgggctgggacaAGTGGATCGTGCATCCCAGCAGCTTCGTTTTCCACTACTGCCACGGGAGCTGTGCCGAGGGCCATGGGCTGAGCCATCGCCTGGGcgtgcagctctgctgtgccgCCCTGCCTGGCACCATGCGCTCCCTGCGCGTCCGCACCACCTCTGACGGTGGGTACTCCTTCAAGTACGAGACAGTGCCCAATATCCTGGCCCAGGATTGCACCTGTGTCTAG
- the LOC129208294 gene encoding gap junction gamma-1 protein-like — MSWSFLTRLLEEINNHSTFVGKIWLTVLIVFRIVLTAVGGESIYYDEQSKFVCNTQQPGCENVCYDAFAPLSHVRFWIFQIIMVATPSVLYLGFAMHRIARMPESLRRRAPAARRARMPVVRRGAGRDYEEAEDDNEEDPMIFEEIEVEKEKSPEGGEKHDGRRRIKQDGLMRAYVLHLLCRSLLEMAFLFGQYLLYRFEVSPSYVCSRSPCPHTVDCFVSRPTEKTIFLLVMYAVSGLCLFLNLCELVHLGVGRIRDALSQPDGPSVPAGGSPAPQYPKKAPSAPPTYHSLKKEPLRTPLPDGKLDYRESLAQAAAAGRFALAGAPPAHELDRLREHLRLAQEHLEVAFHLQPPPRPPSPARSSSPEANGIAVEQNRLNLAHEKGTTACERTTGL, encoded by the exons ATGAGCTGGAGTTTCCTGACACGGCTCTTGGAGGAGATCAACAACCACTCAACCTTCGTGGGCAAGATTTGGCTGACCGTCCTCATTGTCTTCCGCATTGTGCTGACAGCCGTGGGGGGTGAGTCCATCTACTACGACGAGCAGAGCAAGTTTGTCTGCAACACGCAGCAGCCCGGCTGTGAGAATGTCTGCTACGATGCCTTCGCCCCACTCTCCCACGTCCGCTTCTGGATCTTCCAGATCATCATGGTGGCCACGCCATCGGTGCTCTACCTGGGCTTTGCCATGCACCGCATCGCCCGCATGCCTGAGTCCTTGCGGCGCCGGGCGCCGGCAGCCCGGCGGGCACGCATGCCAGTGGTGCGCCGGGGAGCCGGGCGGGACTATGAGGAGGCAGAGGATGATAACGAAGAAGACCCCATGATCTTTGAGGAGATTGAggtggagaaggagaagagccCGGAGGGTGGAGAGAAGCATGATGGCCGGCGCCGCATCAAGCAGGATGGGCTGATGCGCGCCTATGTCCTGCACTTGCTGTGCCGCTCGCTGCTGGAGATGGCTTTCCTCTTTGGGCAGTACCTGCTGTACCGCTTCGAGGTGAGCCCCTCCTACGtctgcagccgcagcccctgcccgcaTACCGTCGACTGCTTTGTCTCCCGCCCCACCGAGAAGACCATCTTCCTCCTTGTCATGTATGCCGTGAGTGggctctgcctcttcctcaaCCTCTGTGAGCTCGTGCACCTTGGCGTGGGGCGCATCCGTGACGCCCTGAGCCAGCCCGATGGCCCCTCGGTCCCGGCTGGTGGCAGCCCTGCGCCGCAGTACCCCAAGAAAGCCCCCAGCGCACCCCCCACCTACCACTCGCTGAAGAAGGAGCCGCTGCGAACCCCACTGCCCGACGGCAAGCTGGACTACCGGGAGAGCCTGGCCcaggcggcggcagcggggcgctTCGCCTTGGCCGGGGCTCCCCCAGCGCACGAGCTGGACCGGCTGCGTGAGCACCTGCGCCTGGCCCAGGAGCACCTGGAGGTGGCCTTCCACCTccagcccccgccgcggccccccagccctgcccgcagcagcagccccgagGCCAATGGCATTGCCGTTGAGCAGAACCGCCTCAACCTCGCCCACGAGAAGGGGACCACCGCCTGCGAGAGGACCACGG GGCTGTGA